In a single window of the Streptomyces sp. CGMCC 4.7035 genome:
- a CDS encoding bifunctional o-acetylhomoserine/o-acetylserine sulfhydrylase: MSQPIDSVTAGHTPEEGSAGPDTPAWSFETKQIHAGAAPDPTTGARAVPIYQTTSFVFRDTQHAADLFSLAEPGNIYTRIHNPTQDVFEQRIAALEGGVAAVALSSGQAAETLAILTLASSGDHIVSSTSLYGGTYNLFRHTLPKLGIEVSFVDDPDDFDAWRAAIRPNTKALFAETLGNPRGNVLDVRAVADVAHEAGVPLIVDNTVPTPYLLRPIEHGADIVVHSATKFLGGHGTTIAGVVVDGGTFDFGAYADRFPDFTEPDPSYHGLRYWPALGPGAFAIKLRVQLLRDLGPALSPHSAFLLLQGVETLSLRIERHSSNALALAEWLEQRDEVAAVHYPGLGSSGWYEAGRKYLPRGAGAVVSFELRDGVEAGKRFVDAVELFSHLANIGDVRSLIIHPASTTHSQLDEEQLAATGTSPGLVRLSVGIENLADLKADLEAGFRAAKGAS; the protein is encoded by the coding sequence ATGAGCCAGCCCATCGACTCCGTCACCGCAGGTCACACCCCCGAAGAGGGCTCCGCGGGTCCCGACACCCCCGCCTGGTCGTTCGAGACCAAGCAGATCCACGCCGGTGCCGCACCGGACCCGACGACCGGGGCACGGGCGGTGCCGATCTACCAGACCACGTCCTTCGTCTTCCGGGACACCCAGCACGCCGCCGACCTGTTCTCCCTCGCGGAACCCGGCAACATCTACACCCGTATCCACAACCCCACGCAGGACGTCTTCGAGCAGCGGATCGCCGCGCTGGAGGGCGGGGTCGCGGCCGTGGCGCTGTCCTCCGGGCAGGCCGCGGAGACGCTGGCGATCCTCACCCTGGCGAGCTCCGGCGATCACATCGTCTCCAGCACGTCGCTGTACGGCGGCACGTACAACCTCTTCCGGCACACCCTGCCCAAGCTGGGCATCGAGGTGTCCTTCGTCGACGACCCGGACGACTTCGACGCCTGGCGGGCGGCGATCCGGCCGAACACCAAGGCGCTGTTCGCGGAGACGCTGGGCAATCCGCGCGGCAACGTGCTCGACGTACGGGCGGTCGCGGACGTCGCCCACGAGGCGGGCGTCCCGCTGATCGTGGACAACACGGTCCCGACTCCCTATCTGCTGCGGCCGATCGAGCACGGCGCCGACATCGTCGTCCACTCGGCGACCAAGTTCCTGGGCGGGCACGGCACCACCATCGCGGGTGTCGTCGTGGACGGCGGCACCTTCGACTTCGGCGCGTACGCCGACCGTTTCCCCGACTTCACCGAGCCCGACCCGAGCTACCACGGTCTGCGGTACTGGCCGGCCCTCGGTCCGGGCGCGTTCGCGATCAAGCTGCGGGTGCAGTTGCTGCGTGACCTCGGCCCGGCTCTCTCGCCGCACTCCGCGTTCCTGCTGCTGCAGGGCGTGGAGACGCTCAGCCTGCGCATCGAACGGCACTCGTCGAACGCCCTGGCCCTCGCCGAGTGGCTGGAGCAGCGCGACGAGGTCGCCGCTGTCCACTATCCGGGACTCGGGTCCAGCGGGTGGTACGAGGCAGGGCGGAAGTACCTGCCGCGGGGTGCGGGGGCCGTGGTGTCCTTCGAGTTGCGCGACGGCGTCGAGGCGGGCAAGCGGTTCGTGGACGCGGTCGAGTTGTTCAGCCACCTCGCCAACATCGGTGACGTCCGCAGCCTGATCATCCACCCGGCGTCCACCACCCACAGCCAGCTGGACGAGGAGCAGCTGGCGGCCACGGGCACCTCGCCCGGTCTGGTGCGCCTGTCGGTCGGCATCGAGAACCTCGCGGACCTCAAGGCCGACCTGGAGGCCGGTTTCCGCGCGGCCAAGGGCGCGTCCTGA